Within the Litorilinea aerophila genome, the region AATCGCGTTGACGTCGAAGGTGAAGCGGGTGGCGGTTTCGTAGGTGCGGATGCCCCGCTCGCCCACCATCACCTTCATGTTGCCGCCGCTGAGGATGTACTCGGCGCTCATGAGCAGTTCCTGGATGGTGCTGCTCATGCCCCGTTTCAGGAAGACGGGCTTGTTCTGTTGGCCCAGGGCTTTGAGAAGGGCGTAGTTCTGGGTGTTGCGCGCGCCCACCTGCAGGATGTCCGCGTAGTCGGCCACCAGCTCGATGTCTTCGGGGGTCATGACCTCGGTGATGATGGGCAGGCCGGTCTGTTCCCGGGCTTCGGCCAGATAGCGGAGGCCCTCCTCGCCCAGGCCCTGGAAGGAGTAGGGGCTGCTGCGGGGTTTGTAGGCCCCGCCGCGCAGGATGCTGGCGCCGGCCTCCTTGACCGCGTGGGCCGTCTCCAGGATCATCTCCCGGCTTTCCACGCTGCAGGGGCCGGCCATGACCACCACTTTGTGGCCGCCGATCTGGACGCCGTTGACATCGATGACCGTGTTTTGCTGGGTGAAGTCCCGGCTGGCCACCCGGAAGGGCTGCATGACC harbors:
- the aroF gene encoding 3-deoxy-7-phosphoheptulonate synthase produces the protein MIIVMQQHAEPKHIEAVVRRVEEMGYKVHLSRGEARTIIGIIGADEHLLHQSAFEAMDGVEKTMRVMQPFRVASRDFTQQNTVIDVNGVQIGGHKVVVMAGPCSVESREMILETAHAVKEAGASILRGGAYKPRSSPYSFQGLGEEGLRYLAEAREQTGLPIITEVMTPEDIELVADYADILQVGARNTQNYALLKALGQQNKPVFLKRGMSSTIQELLMSAEYILSGGNMKVMVGERGIRTYETATRFTFDVNAIPVLKELTHLPVVADPAHGTGKWNLVTPIAKAAVAAGADAIMVEVHPDPANAWSDGPQSLTPERFAKMMQELRPVAEAVGRGL